A window of the Desulfonatronum sp. SC1 genome harbors these coding sequences:
- a CDS encoding phosphotransferase family protein has protein sequence MPMRNQKRPALQMHLDYLRRYLRDQFGPDAHLLEAREMGAQGTQGMKDFGYGKPVYIRFEQGGETKEAVLSTMRGDKYGHQFYWDRAAILMFQYEAGRLMDKHVRPLGLGYVNRDGAMIPVRAPQEFFMVNEMVQGYDYYRDLERIRQSGLEPEDVAKAGAFARWLAGVHGQKKDDPDLYWRRIRNLIGASECIFGLVDSYPHPYEHFLPERFQTLERRLVDWRWKLRGYAHRLAAVHGDFHPWNVLIQPDGDFRVLDRSRGEWGDAADDVSTMSCNYLLFGLYDQPRLSGDFERLYRTFLDTYLELTNDLEMLEVIAPFHVFRALVIASPEWYPGHPLEVRLGLFRFMENVLADERFAYDRINDYMD, from the coding sequence ATGCCCATGCGCAATCAGAAACGCCCGGCCCTGCAGATGCATCTGGATTATTTGCGCCGGTATCTGCGGGATCAGTTCGGCCCGGACGCCCATCTACTGGAAGCTCGGGAAATGGGTGCACAGGGAACCCAGGGCATGAAGGACTTCGGGTACGGCAAGCCGGTGTACATCCGTTTCGAACAGGGTGGAGAGACCAAGGAAGCAGTGCTTTCCACCATGCGCGGGGACAAGTACGGGCACCAGTTCTACTGGGATCGGGCCGCGATCCTTATGTTCCAGTACGAGGCCGGGCGGCTGATGGACAAGCATGTCCGTCCCTTGGGGCTGGGCTATGTGAACCGTGACGGCGCGATGATTCCGGTGCGGGCTCCCCAGGAATTCTTCATGGTCAACGAGATGGTCCAGGGCTACGACTATTACCGGGACCTGGAGCGGATTCGCCAAAGCGGTTTGGAACCCGAGGACGTGGCCAAGGCCGGGGCTTTTGCCCGGTGGCTGGCCGGGGTGCATGGTCAAAAGAAGGATGACCCCGACCTGTACTGGCGGCGGATCAGGAATCTGATCGGCGCATCGGAGTGCATTTTCGGGCTGGTGGATTCTTATCCGCATCCATATGAACATTTTCTGCCGGAGCGCTTTCAGACCCTGGAACGGCGACTGGTGGACTGGCGCTGGAAGCTGCGCGGTTATGCGCACCGCCTGGCCGCGGTCCACGGCGACTTCCATCCCTGGAACGTGCTGATCCAGCCCGACGGTGACTTTCGGGTCCTGGACCGCAGCCGGGGTGAATGGGGCGACGCGGCGGACGACGTTTCAACCATGAGCTGCAATTACCTGCTCTTCGGGCTGTACGATCAGCCCAGGCTCTCCGGCGATTTCGAGCGGCTGTACCGGACTTTTTTGGACACCTATCTGGAATTGACCAATGACCTGGAAATGCTGGAAGTGATCGCTCCGTTTCACGTCTTCCGCGCCTTGGTCATTGCCTCCCCGGAATGGTACCCCGGCCACCCTCTGGAAGTGCGCCTCGGGCTGTTCCGGTTCATGGAGAACGTCCTGGCCGACGAGCGGTTCGCGTATGACCGGATCAACGACTATATGGACTGA
- a CDS encoding adenylyl-sulfate kinase: MPGSSLARRGGWAVWFTGLPGCGKSTLAKAVCRALEERGALVVHLEMDARRKNYFPNPTYSLEERNQAYDRFIQDASDLVDQGHGVLMDATAHRLAVRGAARNRIRRFAEVFIRCPLDVAMARERERPEGLVMAGLYEKALDRRRTGREHPGLGQVIGVDVPFEENPGAECVVDGAALTIDQARDHVLRFLENWWE, translated from the coding sequence GTGCCCGGTTCCTCACTTGCGCGCCGCGGCGGCTGGGCCGTGTGGTTCACGGGGTTGCCCGGCTGTGGAAAGAGCACCCTGGCCAAGGCGGTCTGCCGCGCTTTGGAAGAGCGGGGGGCGTTGGTCGTTCACCTGGAAATGGACGCTCGGCGGAAAAACTATTTTCCCAACCCGACATATTCCCTTGAAGAACGCAACCAGGCCTACGATCGTTTTATCCAGGATGCTTCCGACCTGGTGGATCAGGGCCATGGCGTACTCATGGATGCTACGGCCCATCGCTTGGCGGTGCGGGGCGCGGCTCGGAATCGGATTCGGCGATTCGCCGAAGTTTTTATCCGCTGTCCACTGGATGTTGCCATGGCCCGGGAACGGGAGCGGCCCGAAGGGCTGGTCATGGCCGGGCTGTACGAAAAAGCCCTGGATCGGCGACGCACCGGCCGCGAGCATCCCGGTTTGGGACAGGTGATCGGGGTGGATGTGCCCTTTGAAGAGAATCCCGGCGCGGAATGCGTGGTAGACGGCGCGGCCTTGACCATCGACCAGGCCAGGGACCACGTGCTGCGTTTTTTGGAGAACTGGTGGGAATGA